A window of the Natronomonas salina genome harbors these coding sequences:
- the thsA gene encoding thermosome subunit alpha yields MGNQPMIVLSEESQRTSGRDAQSMNITAGKAVAESVRTTLGPKGMDKMLVDSTGNVVVTNDGVTILGEMDIEHPAANMIVEVAETQEEEVGDGTTTSVVVAGELLSQAEDLLEQDIHATILAQGYRQAAEEAKEILEDVAIDVGEDDTDTLEAIAATAMTGKGAEASKDLLAELVVDAVRAVADGDEIDTDNVKVEKVVGGAVDESELVEGVIVGKERVHDNMPYFAEDANIALLDTPIEVKETEIDAEVNVTDPDQLQQFLDQEEQQLREMVDQLKDVGADVVFCQKGIDDMAQHYLAQEGIIAARRAKKSDMKALARATGGRVVSNLDDITEEDLGFAGSVAQKDIAGDEKIFVEDVDEAKAVTLVLRGGTEHVVDEVERAIEDSLGVVRTTLEEGKVLPGGGAPEIALALGLRDFADSVGGREQLAVEAFADAVDVIPRTLAENAGLDPIDSLVDLRSQHADGDSTAGLDAYTGDVIDMENEGVVEPLRVKTQAIESATEAAVMILRIDDVIAAGDLKGGSSDDDDGEDMPGGPGGGMGGGMGGGMGGMGGGMGGMM; encoded by the coding sequence ATGGGCAATCAGCCAATGATCGTCCTCTCGGAGGAGAGCCAGCGTACCTCCGGGCGCGACGCGCAGTCGATGAACATCACCGCCGGGAAGGCGGTGGCCGAGTCCGTACGCACGACGCTCGGCCCGAAGGGGATGGACAAGATGCTCGTCGACTCGACGGGCAACGTCGTCGTCACGAACGACGGCGTCACCATCCTCGGCGAGATGGACATCGAGCACCCGGCGGCCAACATGATCGTCGAGGTCGCCGAGACCCAGGAGGAGGAGGTCGGCGACGGTACGACCACCTCCGTCGTCGTCGCCGGCGAGCTCCTCTCGCAGGCCGAGGACCTCCTCGAGCAGGACATCCACGCGACGATCCTCGCACAGGGGTACCGCCAGGCCGCCGAGGAGGCCAAGGAGATCCTCGAGGACGTCGCCATCGACGTCGGCGAGGACGACACCGACACCCTCGAGGCCATCGCCGCCACTGCCATGACCGGCAAGGGCGCCGAGGCCTCGAAGGACCTGCTGGCCGAGCTCGTCGTCGACGCCGTCCGCGCGGTCGCCGACGGCGACGAGATCGACACTGACAACGTGAAGGTCGAGAAGGTCGTCGGCGGCGCCGTCGACGAGTCCGAGCTCGTCGAGGGCGTCATCGTGGGCAAGGAGCGCGTCCACGACAACATGCCCTACTTCGCCGAGGACGCCAACATCGCGCTGCTCGACACGCCCATCGAGGTCAAGGAGACCGAGATCGACGCCGAGGTCAACGTCACCGACCCCGACCAGCTCCAGCAGTTCCTCGACCAGGAGGAACAGCAGCTCCGCGAGATGGTCGACCAGCTCAAGGACGTCGGCGCCGACGTCGTCTTCTGCCAGAAGGGCATCGACGACATGGCCCAGCACTACCTGGCCCAGGAGGGCATCATCGCCGCCCGCCGCGCCAAGAAGTCCGACATGAAGGCGCTGGCCCGCGCGACCGGCGGCCGCGTCGTCTCCAACCTCGACGACATCACCGAGGAGGACCTCGGCTTCGCCGGCTCCGTCGCCCAGAAGGACATCGCGGGCGACGAGAAGATCTTCGTCGAGGACGTCGACGAGGCCAAGGCCGTCACCCTCGTCCTCCGCGGCGGCACCGAGCACGTCGTCGACGAGGTCGAGCGCGCCATCGAGGACTCCCTCGGCGTCGTCCGCACCACCCTGGAGGAGGGCAAGGTCCTCCCCGGCGGCGGTGCCCCCGAGATCGCGCTGGCGCTGGGCCTGCGCGACTTCGCCGACTCCGTCGGCGGCCGCGAGCAGCTCGCCGTCGAGGCGTTCGCCGACGCCGTCGACGTCATCCCGCGCACGCTCGCGGAGAACGCCGGCCTCGACCCCATCGACTCGCTGGTCGACCTCCGCAGCCAGCACGCCGACGGTGACAGCACCGCCGGCCTCGACGCCTACACCGGCGACGTCATCGACATGGAGAACGAGGGTGTCGTCGAGCCGCTCCGCGTGAAGACCCAGGCCATCGAGTCCGCCACCGAGGCGGCCGTCATGATCCTGCGCATCGACGACGTCATCGCCGCCGGCGACCTGAAGGGCGGCAGCTCCGACGACGACGACGGCGAGGACATGCCCGGCGGCCCCGGCGGCGGTATGGGCGGCGGCATGGGTGGCGGCATGGGCGGTATGGGCGGCGGCATGGGCGGCATGATGTAA
- a CDS encoding glutaredoxin family protein, protein MTFDPSSPELDAAEVQERVDAAIEDHEVVLFMKGDELMPQCGYSDRALGLLKRYRDDVEVVDALQNLEAFREALEAHSGWETIPQAFVDGEFVGGSDILAELEDRGELAETLNVDPETVDDAPAGGSTSSAGDVDAPF, encoded by the coding sequence ATGACGTTCGATCCCAGCTCGCCGGAGCTCGACGCGGCGGAGGTACAGGAGCGCGTGGACGCAGCCATCGAGGACCACGAGGTCGTCCTCTTCATGAAGGGCGACGAGCTGATGCCGCAGTGCGGCTACTCGGACCGCGCCCTCGGGCTGCTCAAGCGGTACCGCGACGACGTCGAGGTCGTCGACGCCCTGCAGAACCTTGAGGCCTTCCGGGAGGCCCTCGAGGCCCACAGCGGCTGGGAGACCATCCCGCAGGCGTTCGTCGACGGGGAGTTCGTCGGCGGCAGCGACATCCTCGCGGAACTCGAGGACCGCGGCGAGCTCGCCGAGACGCTGAACGTCGACCCCGAGACGGTCGACGACGCCCCGGCGGGCGGGAGTACTTCGTCGGCCGGCGACGTCGACGCGCCGTTCTGA
- a CDS encoding KH domain-containing protein — translation MKHVTIPDDRIGVLIGEGGETMREIEDRAEVRLDIDSETGSVKVESVGDPVTGLKGPDIVKAIGRGFAPEEAMRLLEDDMQLFDIVDIESATRNKKDLRRKKGRLIGEQGRTRELMEELSGASVVIYGTTLGIIGSPDQVDAVRSAAEMILDGAPHGAVYSFLERRHNEMKANELEYHQYPG, via the coding sequence ATGAAACACGTCACTATTCCTGACGACCGGATCGGCGTCCTCATCGGCGAAGGAGGTGAGACGATGCGCGAGATCGAGGACCGCGCCGAGGTCCGGCTGGACATCGACTCCGAGACGGGGTCGGTGAAGGTCGAGTCCGTCGGCGATCCGGTGACCGGCCTGAAGGGCCCGGACATCGTGAAGGCCATCGGCCGCGGGTTCGCCCCCGAGGAGGCGATGCGGCTCCTCGAGGACGACATGCAGCTGTTCGACATCGTCGACATCGAGTCGGCCACCCGGAACAAGAAGGACCTCCGCCGCAAGAAGGGCCGGCTCATCGGCGAGCAGGGCCGCACCAGAGAGCTGATGGAGGAGCTCTCCGGCGCCAGCGTCGTCATCTACGGGACGACCCTCGGCATCATCGGCAGCCCCGACCAGGTCGACGCCGTCCGCAGCGCCGCGGAGATGATCCTCGACGGCGCGCCCCACGGCGCGGTCTACTCGTTCCTCGAGCGCCGCCACAACGAGATGAAGGCCAACGAACTGGAGTACCACCAGTACCCCGGCTGA
- a CDS encoding GNAT family N-acetyltransferase, giving the protein MSDAVAVREATVEDVDAVAAVARDSWYAAYGGFLDPATVEQALGENYDPELVEAGIEHDDVAFFVAEVDGEVVGFASAERTWADEVELHTIYVHPDRWGEGVGTALFERVAEWAREQDVDRVACGVFTENAVGVGFFEALGFEAGVEAQAEVAGELHPETEYEYDL; this is encoded by the coding sequence ATGAGCGACGCGGTGGCGGTCCGCGAGGCGACGGTCGAAGACGTCGACGCCGTCGCGGCCGTGGCCAGGGACTCCTGGTACGCCGCCTACGGCGGCTTCCTCGACCCCGCGACGGTCGAGCAGGCCCTCGGCGAGAACTACGACCCCGAACTCGTCGAGGCGGGCATCGAGCACGACGACGTCGCGTTCTTCGTCGCCGAGGTCGACGGCGAGGTGGTCGGCTTCGCCAGCGCCGAGCGGACCTGGGCCGACGAGGTGGAACTGCACACGATATACGTCCACCCCGACCGGTGGGGCGAGGGCGTCGGGACGGCGCTGTTCGAGCGCGTCGCGGAGTGGGCCCGCGAGCAGGACGTCGACCGCGTCGCCTGCGGGGTCTTCACCGAGAACGCGGTCGGCGTCGGGTTCTTTGAGGCGCTGGGGTTCGAGGCCGGCGTGGAGGCCCAGGCCGAGGTCGCCGGCGAACTCCACCCCGAGACCGAGTACGAGTACGACCTCTGA
- a CDS encoding metallophosphoesterase translates to MQVGIVSDTHDNVPAAQAAMDVFEDAGVEAVIHCGDFVAPPLIPHLDRDGVEVHAVRGNNDGEREGLVDAFDALSGGTLHGRFAELEFGGRKFAVLHGEERPVIESLASAGEYDYVVHGHWHVREERTVGETTVINPGAHFPTVPEDNRTVAVVDTEAAPEEAVAFHDVESPL, encoded by the coding sequence ATGCAGGTCGGCATCGTCTCAGACACCCACGACAACGTTCCGGCCGCGCAGGCCGCGATGGACGTCTTCGAGGACGCCGGCGTCGAGGCCGTGATCCACTGCGGGGACTTCGTCGCGCCGCCGCTGATCCCCCACCTCGACCGCGACGGCGTCGAGGTCCACGCCGTCCGCGGGAACAACGACGGCGAGCGGGAGGGCCTCGTCGACGCCTTCGACGCCCTCTCCGGCGGGACGCTCCACGGTCGCTTCGCGGAACTGGAGTTCGGCGGCCGGAAGTTCGCCGTCCTCCACGGCGAGGAGCGGCCGGTCATCGAGTCGCTCGCGTCCGCGGGAGAATACGACTACGTCGTCCACGGCCACTGGCACGTCCGCGAGGAGCGCACCGTCGGCGAGACGACGGTGATCAATCCCGGCGCGCACTTCCCGACGGTCCCGGAGGACAACCGGACGGTGGCGGTCGTCGACACCGAGGCGGCGCCGGAGGAGGCCGTCGCCTTCCACGACGTCGAGTCGCCGCTATGA
- a CDS encoding DUF2237 family protein produces MAQQNVLGEALQPCGTDPMTGYERDGRCSCHDEDLGRHELCAVMTEDFLSFSAERGNDLSTPRPELQFPGLEPGDRWCVCVPRWVETLEAVRRRHIPETTVPPVVLEATNESVLETVPMETLEAHAYDV; encoded by the coding sequence ATGGCCCAGCAGAACGTCCTCGGCGAGGCGCTCCAGCCCTGCGGCACCGACCCGATGACCGGCTACGAGCGCGACGGGCGCTGCTCCTGCCACGACGAGGACCTCGGTCGCCACGAGCTCTGTGCGGTGATGACCGAGGACTTCCTGTCGTTCAGCGCCGAGCGGGGCAACGACCTCTCGACGCCGCGGCCGGAACTCCAGTTTCCTGGACTCGAACCCGGCGACCGCTGGTGCGTCTGCGTCCCCCGCTGGGTCGAGACCCTCGAGGCGGTCCGGCGGCGGCACATCCCCGAGACGACCGTCCCGCCGGTGGTGCTGGAGGCGACCAACGAGTCGGTCCTGGAGACCGTCCCGATGGAGACGCTCGAAGCCCACGCCTACGACGTGTAG
- the rio1 gene encoding serine/threonine-protein kinase Rio1, which yields MTEEYGLLEVEEDEAVGDEWEEIDVADTEADRIARKQDREFLEFRKRIKNTEQFKVEASVFDDATLGALYKLVQDGYIDAFGGPISTGKEANVYTALGPDGEVAVKVYRINASDFKQMRDYLDGDPRFEGIGADKKKVVVAWTKKEFANLSRARKAGVRVPEPIAVERNVLVMEYLGGDENRAKRLNEVTVENPETAYEVVREYARRLYRAGLIHGDLSEYNIVVHQGELAVLDLGQAVTVHHPNSREFLERDCHNVAAFFRRQGFEVSDDEMLEYVTEPEPEPSGDVE from the coding sequence ATGACGGAGGAGTACGGCCTGCTCGAGGTCGAGGAGGACGAGGCGGTGGGCGACGAGTGGGAGGAGATCGACGTCGCCGACACGGAGGCCGACCGCATCGCCCGAAAGCAGGACCGTGAGTTCCTCGAGTTCCGCAAGCGGATCAAGAACACCGAGCAGTTCAAGGTGGAAGCGTCGGTGTTCGACGACGCGACGCTGGGGGCCCTCTACAAGCTGGTCCAGGACGGCTACATCGACGCCTTCGGCGGCCCCATCTCGACGGGCAAGGAGGCGAACGTCTACACGGCGCTGGGGCCGGACGGCGAGGTGGCCGTGAAGGTCTACCGCATCAACGCCTCGGACTTCAAGCAGATGCGCGACTACCTCGACGGCGACCCGCGGTTCGAGGGCATCGGCGCGGACAAGAAGAAGGTCGTCGTCGCGTGGACGAAAAAGGAGTTCGCGAACCTCTCGCGGGCGCGGAAGGCGGGCGTCCGGGTGCCGGAACCCATCGCCGTCGAGCGGAACGTGCTCGTGATGGAGTACCTCGGGGGCGACGAGAACCGCGCCAAGCGACTCAACGAGGTCACCGTCGAGAACCCGGAGACGGCCTACGAGGTCGTCCGGGAGTACGCCCGGCGGCTCTACCGCGCCGGCCTCATCCACGGCGACCTCTCGGAGTACAACATCGTGGTCCACCAGGGCGAACTCGCGGTCCTGGACCTGGGACAGGCGGTCACCGTCCACCACCCGAACAGCCGGGAGTTCCTCGAGCGGGACTGCCACAACGTGGCCGCGTTCTTCCGGCGGCAGGGCTTCGAGGTGAGCGACGACGAGATGCTGGAGTACGTCACGGAACCGGAGCCGGAGCCGTCCGGGGACGTCGAATAG
- the citZ gene encoding citrate synthase, with amino-acid sequence MSEELKKGLEGVLVAESSLSYIDGDEGKLVYRGYTIDDLARDASFEEVVYLLWHGELPDREELSSFKESMAEERHLDDGVHRLVRELAEADEEPMAALRTVVSNLSAYDADADADPTDEDANLRKGRRITAKIPTALAAFARIRNGDDPVSPREDLDHAANFLYMLNDEEPDDVLAETFDMALVLHADHGLNASTFSAMVTSSTLADLHAAITSAVGALSGSLHGGANQDVMEMLKEVDDSGKDPLQWVQDAIDQGRRVPGFGHRVYNVKDPRARILSEKSKALGEAGDMKWYDYSTTIEDHLVEEKGLAPNVDFYSASTYYQMGIPVDIYTPIFAMSRVGGWVAHVLEQYEDNRLIRPRGRYVGPDDQDFTPIDQR; translated from the coding sequence ATGTCCGAGGAGCTCAAGAAAGGGCTAGAGGGTGTCCTGGTCGCCGAGTCGTCGCTGAGCTACATCGACGGCGACGAGGGCAAGCTCGTCTACCGTGGCTACACCATCGACGACCTCGCGCGCGACGCGAGCTTCGAGGAGGTCGTCTACCTGCTGTGGCACGGCGAACTGCCCGACCGTGAGGAACTGTCGTCGTTCAAGGAATCGATGGCGGAGGAGCGCCACCTCGACGACGGCGTCCACCGGCTCGTCCGCGAGCTCGCGGAGGCCGACGAGGAGCCGATGGCCGCCCTCCGGACCGTCGTCTCGAATCTCTCGGCGTACGACGCCGACGCCGACGCCGACCCGACGGACGAGGACGCCAACCTCCGGAAGGGTCGCCGCATCACCGCCAAGATCCCGACGGCGCTGGCGGCGTTCGCCCGCATCCGCAACGGCGACGACCCGGTCTCGCCCCGCGAGGACCTCGACCACGCCGCGAACTTCCTCTACATGCTGAACGACGAGGAGCCGGACGACGTCCTCGCGGAGACGTTCGACATGGCGCTGGTCCTGCACGCCGACCACGGCCTCAACGCCTCGACGTTCTCGGCGATGGTCACCTCCTCGACGCTGGCGGACCTCCACGCCGCCATCACCTCCGCCGTCGGCGCGCTCTCCGGGAGCCTCCACGGCGGCGCCAACCAGGACGTCATGGAGATGCTCAAGGAGGTCGACGACTCCGGGAAGGACCCCCTCCAGTGGGTCCAGGACGCCATCGACCAGGGCCGCCGCGTCCCCGGGTTCGGCCACCGCGTCTACAACGTCAAGGACCCCCGCGCCCGCATCCTCAGCGAGAAGTCCAAGGCACTCGGCGAGGCCGGCGACATGAAGTGGTACGATTACTCGACCACCATCGAGGACCACCTCGTCGAGGAGAAGGGCCTCGCGCCGAACGTCGACTTCTACTCGGCGTCGACGTACTACCAGATGGGCATCCCCGTCGACATCTACACCCCCATCTTCGCGATGAGCCGCGTCGGCGGCTGGGTCGCCCACGTCCTCGAGCAGTACGAGGACAACCGCCTCATCCGCCCCCGCGGCCGCTACGTCGGCCCGGACGACCAGGACTTCACGCCCATCGACCAGCGGTAG
- a CDS encoding DUF7536 family protein, translated as MSADRPDRPGVAALVAELDVRRHVRTAAIAGAGFALAVFLLFAYAPGTDESLLYWAALAFVLAFAVTGLVATVLLSYAAYRHTLAVTDGEPGRRSPTTLAVVFGLLGWVLVPVSVALAFDRVTEGFALVVATVTGSFVVLVVGGLGLRLVTALSLSHEWRPLDGAVAAVAYTALVVAPAIGCPSGGPCLGTPDRLVAATVGLNLGAVGVGYAAVALGGGLLLGVVLGLRRAAPPHGFFAGIVAAVAALPVVAAATRDPAVVRTTALYLPVVLGTVAALGGGVVYALGTGSGRSSTDG; from the coding sequence GTGTCCGCCGACAGACCGGACCGCCCGGGCGTCGCCGCACTGGTCGCCGAACTGGATGTCCGCCGGCACGTCCGGACGGCCGCCATCGCGGGCGCCGGCTTCGCGCTGGCGGTGTTCTTGCTGTTCGCCTACGCGCCGGGGACCGACGAGTCGCTGCTGTATTGGGCGGCGCTGGCGTTCGTCCTCGCGTTCGCGGTCACGGGGCTGGTCGCCACCGTCCTGCTCTCGTACGCGGCCTACCGGCACACCCTGGCTGTCACCGACGGCGAGCCGGGCCGGCGGTCGCCGACGACGCTGGCGGTCGTCTTCGGGCTGCTCGGCTGGGTGCTCGTCCCCGTCTCGGTCGCGCTGGCGTTCGACCGGGTGACCGAGGGGTTCGCGCTCGTCGTGGCGACGGTAACGGGCAGTTTCGTCGTCCTCGTCGTGGGAGGCCTCGGCCTACGACTCGTGACGGCGTTATCGCTGTCCCACGAGTGGCGGCCGCTCGACGGTGCCGTCGCCGCCGTGGCGTACACGGCGCTCGTCGTCGCGCCTGCGATCGGCTGTCCCTCCGGCGGCCCCTGCCTGGGGACGCCCGACCGGCTCGTCGCCGCGACGGTCGGCCTGAACCTCGGCGCGGTCGGGGTCGGCTACGCCGCGGTCGCCCTCGGCGGCGGACTGCTGCTGGGCGTCGTCCTGGGGCTCCGGCGGGCCGCTCCGCCGCACGGGTTCTTCGCCGGCATCGTCGCCGCCGTGGCCGCGCTGCCCGTCGTCGCCGCGGCGACGCGGGACCCCGCGGTCGTCCGGACGACGGCGCTGTACCTGCCGGTCGTCCTCGGGACGGTCGCCGCGCTCGGTGGCGGGGTGGTCTACGCCCTCGGAACCGGGAGTGGACGTTCGTCCACCGACGGATAG
- a CDS encoding succinylglutamate desuccinylase/aspartoacylase family protein, producing MTTLGTASAGPGEMDTGRLSVGEARDGSEVGLPVAVVNGERDGKTLYVQAVSDGDELNGLGVVQRLVPQLDPAEIAGEILVVGIVNYYGFQVAEHRNPIDDTKLNRAYPGDAAGTASERIAAATFEAASRADLVLDLHQGSTSCMINETRVRCGPRHRLHRDCLELAKVFGCGYILDQKGPDGQLARAAPDEGIPTIDPELGGAVGWDEESIQKGLKGVFNVLYHYGFLDGDVDPDPQTRATGFEQYGAPAGGLVSFVADLGDEVERGDTLFEVTDPFGTVQAEVTADSEGILWRHRRLPQVATGEYVCSIGTDIDQF from the coding sequence ATGACAACCCTCGGGACGGCGAGTGCGGGCCCCGGCGAGATGGACACGGGGCGGCTGTCGGTCGGCGAGGCGCGTGACGGCTCCGAGGTTGGTCTCCCGGTCGCGGTCGTCAACGGCGAGCGCGACGGCAAGACGCTCTACGTCCAGGCCGTCTCCGACGGCGACGAACTCAACGGCCTCGGCGTCGTCCAGCGGCTCGTCCCCCAGCTCGACCCCGCAGAGATCGCCGGCGAGATACTCGTCGTCGGCATCGTCAACTACTACGGCTTCCAGGTCGCGGAGCACCGCAACCCCATCGACGACACGAAGCTCAACCGCGCGTACCCCGGCGACGCCGCCGGCACCGCCTCCGAGCGCATCGCGGCCGCCACCTTCGAGGCCGCCAGCCGCGCCGACCTCGTCCTCGACCTCCACCAGGGGTCGACCTCCTGTATGATCAACGAGACGCGCGTCCGCTGCGGCCCCCGCCACCGCCTCCACCGCGACTGCCTCGAACTCGCGAAGGTGTTCGGCTGCGGCTACATCCTCGACCAGAAGGGCCCCGACGGCCAGCTGGCCCGCGCCGCCCCCGACGAGGGCATCCCCACCATCGACCCCGAACTCGGCGGCGCCGTCGGCTGGGACGAGGAGTCGATCCAGAAGGGCCTGAAGGGCGTCTTCAACGTCCTCTACCACTACGGCTTCCTCGACGGCGACGTCGACCCCGACCCCCAGACCCGCGCCACCGGCTTCGAGCAGTACGGCGCCCCCGCCGGCGGCCTCGTCTCCTTCGTCGCCGACCTCGGCGACGAGGTCGAGCGCGGCGACACCCTCTTCGAGGTCACCGACCCCTTCGGCACCGTCCAGGCCGAGGTCACCGCCGACTCCGAGGGCATCCTCTGGCGGCACCGCCGCCTCCCGCAGGTCGCCACCGGCGAGTACGTCTGCTCGATCGGGACCGACATCGATCAGTTCTAG
- a CDS encoding phosphatase PAP2 family protein: protein MVRGFGEAELVAEAPTVLVVLAALVTQLGDVWFLFALLGLCYWFGETLPGPLSFDRPTAAFLIALGLGAKALTTTLKQWLAYPRPPAAGEAVGTDLLPALLREGYVSAATATGFGFPSGHATGAIAVYGGLALAVNTRRAYAAAVAVVPLIALSRVVLGVHYAVDILVGLALGGTYLVTVWRLCDRGTNAGRAFTAALLVGLVGAAVTYNFETMASLGGVLGARIAWGVVGDAIVHGETTRTGGAVAAAVGAVFGGLFGVVYEFHVEPYLAFLGVAVVLGGVIAAPLLGEATARRLPRRSAAGTSTGD, encoded by the coding sequence ATGGTTCGTGGGTTCGGAGAGGCGGAACTCGTCGCCGAGGCGCCGACGGTCCTGGTCGTCCTCGCGGCGCTGGTCACGCAGCTGGGGGACGTCTGGTTCCTGTTCGCGCTGCTCGGCCTGTGCTACTGGTTCGGCGAGACGCTGCCCGGCCCGCTGTCGTTCGACCGGCCGACGGCCGCGTTCCTGATCGCGCTCGGCCTCGGCGCCAAGGCCCTGACGACGACGCTCAAGCAGTGGCTCGCCTACCCCCGGCCGCCGGCCGCCGGGGAGGCCGTCGGCACCGACCTCCTCCCCGCGCTGCTCCGCGAGGGATACGTCTCCGCCGCCACCGCCACGGGGTTCGGCTTCCCGAGCGGACACGCCACCGGCGCCATCGCCGTCTACGGCGGCCTCGCGCTGGCGGTGAACACCCGCCGGGCGTACGCCGCCGCGGTCGCCGTCGTCCCCCTGATCGCCCTCTCCAGGGTGGTCCTCGGCGTCCACTACGCGGTCGACATCCTCGTCGGCCTCGCGCTCGGCGGCACCTACCTCGTGACGGTCTGGCGGCTCTGTGACCGCGGCACGAACGCCGGCCGCGCGTTCACAGCCGCGCTCCTCGTCGGCCTCGTCGGCGCCGCCGTCACCTACAACTTCGAGACGATGGCGTCGCTCGGCGGCGTCCTGGGTGCGCGCATCGCCTGGGGCGTCGTCGGGGACGCCATCGTCCACGGCGAGACGACCCGGACGGGGGGCGCGGTCGCGGCCGCCGTCGGCGCCGTCTTCGGCGGGCTCTTCGGCGTCGTCTACGAGTTCCACGTCGAGCCGTACCTCGCCTTCCTCGGCGTCGCGGTGGTCCTCGGCGGCGTCATCGCGGCGCCCCTGCTCGGCGAAGCGACGGCGAGACGACTGCCCCGCAGGTCGGCAGCCGGCACGTCGACCGGCGACTGA
- a CDS encoding YihY/virulence factor BrkB family protein, which yields MPQYLDRAVTVTRGVVNGAQSDRITFIAASLAYYGFISLLPLLLLALVGAAVFGDAEFVGTVVDEVSSTLGDQAGTLVSDALTGAEGRGGATVVGIAVLLWSGLKLFRGLDIAFSEVYGEPTPESIVDQLRNAVVALGAVALAVVATVAVGTALYRYGLQEALETSGLVSVAGVATLVIGLTVAFLPLYYFLPGTDVSIREALPGAVFAALGWALLQTGFRVYAANAGNYEAYGVLGAVLLLVTFLYFGALVLLLGAIFNAVVAGRADEETGLAEPDEQPTPEPTAVLEGIMNGDRLDDDASDAELREELERLYDELDRFEERIDDQTVHREEIESDLKRYVRRRVRRGKATGWGPYLVLLYGTAMTLGAFVSLSSGWAVLAMLVIWLSTLGLYALMVLVGTTVTVAGLPGRLKDRFSDR from the coding sequence GTGCCTCAGTACCTCGACCGGGCGGTGACGGTGACCCGCGGCGTCGTCAACGGCGCCCAGTCGGACCGGATCACCTTCATCGCCGCGAGCCTGGCGTACTACGGCTTCATCTCGCTGCTGCCGCTGCTGCTGCTCGCGCTCGTCGGGGCCGCCGTCTTCGGCGACGCGGAGTTCGTGGGGACGGTCGTCGACGAGGTCTCGTCGACGCTGGGCGACCAGGCGGGCACGCTCGTCAGCGACGCGCTCACCGGCGCCGAGGGCCGCGGCGGCGCGACGGTCGTCGGTATCGCGGTGCTGCTGTGGTCCGGTCTGAAGCTCTTCCGCGGGCTGGACATCGCCTTCTCGGAGGTCTACGGCGAGCCCACGCCGGAGTCGATCGTCGACCAGCTCCGCAACGCCGTCGTCGCACTGGGCGCGGTCGCCCTCGCCGTCGTCGCGACCGTCGCCGTCGGGACGGCGCTGTACCGCTACGGGCTCCAGGAGGCTCTCGAGACGTCCGGCCTCGTCAGCGTCGCCGGGGTCGCGACGCTGGTCATCGGACTCACGGTCGCCTTCCTGCCGCTGTACTACTTCCTCCCCGGGACCGACGTCTCGATCCGCGAGGCGCTGCCCGGCGCCGTCTTCGCCGCCCTCGGCTGGGCGCTCCTGCAGACCGGTTTCCGCGTCTACGCCGCCAACGCCGGCAACTACGAGGCCTACGGCGTCCTCGGGGCGGTCCTGCTGTTGGTGACGTTCCTCTACTTCGGCGCCCTGGTGTTGCTGCTCGGCGCCATCTTCAACGCCGTCGTCGCCGGTCGCGCCGACGAGGAGACCGGCCTCGCCGAACCCGACGAACAGCCCACCCCGGAACCGACCGCCGTACTCGAAGGAATCATGAACGGAGACAGACTCGACGACGACGCATCGGACGCGGAGCTCCGCGAGGAACTGGAACGGCTCTACGACGAACTCGACCGCTTCGAGGAGCGGATCGACGACCAGACGGTCCACCGCGAGGAGATCGAGAGCGACCTCAAGCGGTACGTCCGCCGGCGGGTCCGCCGCGGGAAGGCGACCGGCTGGGGACCGTACCTCGTCCTGCTGTACGGGACGGCGATGACCCTCGGCGCCTTCGTCTCGCTGTCCAGCGGCTGGGCGGTCCTCGCGATGCTCGTCATCTGGCTGTCGACGCTCGGCCTCTACGCGCTGATGGTGCTGGTCGGGACGACGGTCACCGTCGCGGGGCTCCCCGGCCGGCTGAAGGACCGCTTCAGCGATCGATGA